Proteins from a genomic interval of Plasmodium reichenowi strain SY57 chromosome 13, whole genome shotgun sequence:
- a CDS encoding hypothetical protein (conserved Plasmodium protein, unknown function) yields MSDEIVLNQKLEELKNLIYLDDSVFKHLDFVKVPCIPLCVLPGLSFLCARAFEEYKNGYRTDEINENDEIMVEYFYAKRLYKNSLVKIKFPEYYDMAGALLSDATAACVGNLTPFYFELGNELCELLPQDEWPVEKLEELLLLAETRRRVYLIKHNDQVDQTYLEGMTFMEKKMFNSFSLGSDVDKKRATLNRQIFNFFEYDI; encoded by the exons atgagTGATGAAATAGTCTTAAACCAAAAATTGGaggaattaaaaaatttgatTTACCTTGATGATAGTGTATTTAAGCACCTAGATTTTGTg AAGGTTCCATGTATACCTTTATGTGTTTTACCCGGTTTATCCTTTTTGTGTGCAAGGGCATttgaagaatataaaaatggatATAGAACTGATGAG ataaatgaaaatgatgaGATTATGGTCGAATATTTTTATGCAAAaagattatataaaaatagcttagtaaaaataaaattccCGGAGTACTATGACATGGCAGGAGCACTACTCTCAGATGCTACTGCCGCTTGTGTAGGAAATCTCACCCCCTTTTATTTCGAGCTAGGAAATGAACTATGCGAACt ACTACCACAGGATGAATGGCCTGTCGAGAAACTagaagaattattattattagcGGAGACAAGGAGAAGagtttatttaattaaGCACAATGATCAAGTAGATCAAACATACTTGGAAGGGATGACGTttatggaaaaaaaaa TGTTTAACTCCTTTTCACTCGGATCCGATGTAGACAAGAAGAGAGCTACACTTAATAGacaaatttttaattttttcgaatatgatatataa
- a CDS encoding chromosome condensation protein, putative: MKKLGVNNAGENNKGNSIQNKDGTNKKTIEVNKNMRRLTFLNNENNDSIESNKNKYDKNKVKEINDVFKNCMVALSHNKICTRNAFDIHIIEHLEDLINLNDEEIPEELNDEMIENGEFNLSFTRASKAIEGATKVYGYRVEAIYDQTYNFLTNMNLAKQFELDNDIMDDNKNTIDPLNKRMRKRKLTYLQESSTLAKSSDITVDSLSLSNISVDTFFLKLNSTYDHSCGQKYLLPNLNLNNDLSIQFDGDIDVCEYKKRRKILDDIGKDDVKDKEDAIHIIKNKNDDNCDTYGKIAYNNNNNNNNNNNNNNNNNDINNVDEKKNNDVEICENRNKQNESCNIYVDKFNVNEHKEFFDIYKKKLFLNADILKEILYGGPDDFNSLDICPELNYFKEELKKHKLKRTDSKDTDDVDKEYDGDGNLYNDDDIGNIDKNNMINFYDENLGCNMSNNMIMESIYNSDALNRDRKNIFPENLGSMSCGNLNEEKKKNNMNSSNNNLNSCNYDNNDLYLGEYRMDDLNIENVMQESLCFDNVNYSCDKNMNFSNNNGMLLQQSINMMGGMNFPELIKSENKELDLGNTQINNEHYLLKNNYDINKRHSIISEVPDDDTLWNRSVMTFENRINAIDINNELNYHYYMPNKLMMMGNFRNLIDINKNVTNNINKSTILQNIIMQKKMKYAFDVTSIDFENLYTENNNIELSTYDLWKKEKKKYVSNALFCIDQTSYIFDTRENCVNCVNTVADKVMKFSKFCVYPDFLHACNKNRNKHNNNNNINNNHMNVILNEVNNDNILNDIDAINQDDFNNNVDNFDMENMDDMNDGPLQEGLNEAIDKYYNMDFDNIWAHDDNKNNDNMKNNNNLNNSTYNNMNSYNNNNNNNNNNLSLFKKHSNFFNTALFQFNHSNTFGNVPFENISKFVDVAKIKKILCDIVKPNEEEKGNKNDSLCEYQTEKDNQIVTYTAEKTTTFEEIVKETTAKLNESEASSTSIHMLFVCLLYTCNDQELLLEKIPNQNNFYVRYGLPVECHVNHDDVPMLKN, encoded by the exons ATGAAAAAGCTGGGTGTTAATAATGCTGGTGAGAATAATAAGGGGAATAGCatacaaaataaagatGGGACTAATAAAAAGACGATAGAAGTGAACAAGAATATGAGGAGGTTGACATTTTTGAATAACgaaaataatgatagtATAGAgagtaataaaaataaatatgataagaataaagtaaaagaaattaatgATGTTTTTAAGAATTGTATGGTTGCATTATCTCATAATAAGATATGTACTCGAAATGCTTTtgatatacatattattgAGCATTTAGAagatttaataaatttaaatgatgaagaaaTCCCTGAAGAATTAAACGATGAGATGATAGAAAATGGAGAGTTCAATTTATCATTTACCCGTGCATCGAAAGCTATTGAAGGTGCTACCAAAGTATATGGTTATAGAGTTGAAGCTATATATGATcaaacatataattttttaacaaACATGAATTTGGCTAAACAATTTGAATTagataatgatataatggatgataataaaaatacaattgatcctttaaataaaagaatgcgaaaaagaaaattaacATATTTGCAGGAATCATCTACACTAGCTAAATCTTCTGATATTACTGTTGATTCCTTGTCCTTGTCGAATATATCCGTTgatactttttttttaaaattaaatagTACATATGATCATTCATGTGGTcagaaatatttattacctaatttaaatttaaataatgatttGTCTATACAATTTGATGGTGATATTGATGTGTGTGAATATAAGAagagaagaaaaatattgGACGATATAGGAAAGGATGATGTTAAGGATAAAGAAGATGcaattcatattattaagaataaaaatgatgataattgTGATACATATGGTAAGATCgcatataataataataataataataataataataataataataataataataataatgacatTAACAATGTTgatgagaaaaaaaataatgatgtGGAGATTTGTGAAAATAGAAATAAGCAAAATGAATCATgcaatatatatgttgatAAGTTTAATGTGAATGAGCATAAAGaattttttgatatatataagaagAAGTTATTTTTGAATGCTGATATCctaaaagaaatattatatggtGGTCCTGATGATTTCAATAGTTTAGATATATGTCCAgaattaaattattttaaagaagaattaaaaaagcATAAATTGAAAAGAACGGATTCTAAAGATACAGATGATGTAGATAAAGAATATGATGGTGATGgtaatttatataatgatgatgatattggtaatatagataagaataatatgattaatttttatgatgAGAATTTAGGATGTAATATgagtaataatatgataatgGAAAGTATTTATAATAGTGATGCTTTAAATAGGGATcgtaaaaatatatttccaGAAAATCTTGGTAGTATGTCATGTGGTAATTTGAAtgaagagaaaaaaaagaataatatgaatagtagtaataataatttaaatagTTGTAATTATGACaataatgatttatatttagGAGAATATCGAATGGATGATttaaatattgaaaatgTTATGCAAGAATCTTTATGTTTTGATAATGTGAATTATTCATGTGATAAGAATATGAatttttctaataataatggtaTGTTACTTCAACAAAGCATTAACATGATGGGTGGTATGAATTTTCCCgaattaataaaaagtGAAAATAAGGAATTAGATTTAGGTAATacacaaataaataatgaacattatttattaaaaaataattatgatataaataaaagacATAGTATTATATCAGAAGTACCAGATGATGATACATTATGGAATCGTAGTGTAATGACATTCGAAAATAGAATAAATGCtatagatataaataatgaattaaattatcattattatatgcCTAATAAATTAATGATGATGGGAAATTTTAGAAATTTAAtagatattaataaaaatgttacaaataatattaataaatcaactatattacaaaatataataatgcaaaagaaaatgaaatatgCTTTTGATGTTACTAGTATAGATTTCGAAAACCTATATActgaaaataataatatagaattATCTACATATGATTTATggaagaaagaaaaaaaaaaatatgtttcgaatgcattattttgtattgATCAGacatcatatatttttgatacTCGTGAAAATTGTGTTAATTGTGTAAATACTGTAGCAGATAAGGTTATGAAGTTTTCAAAATTTTGTGTTTATCCTGATTTCTTGCATGCATGTAATAAGAATAGgaataaacataataataataataatatcaataATAATCACATGAATGTTATATTGAACGAAgtaaataatgataatatcTTGAATGATATAGATGCTATAAATCAAGAtgattttaataataatgttgaTAATTTTGATATGGAAAATATGGACGACATGAATGACGGTCCTTTACAGGAAGGTTTAAATGAGGCCatagataaatattataatatggaTTTCGATAATATATGGGCACAcgatgataataaaaataatgataatatgaaaaacaataataatttaaataatagtacatataataatatgaatagttataataataataataataataataataacaatttaAGTTTGTTTAAAAAGCATAGTAATTTCTTCAATACAGCTTTATTTCAATTTAATCATTCTAATACCTTTGGTAATGTACCTTTTGAAAATATCTCCAAATTTGTTGATGTAGCGAAGATTAAAAAGATTTTATGTGATATTGTTAAGCCgaatgaagaagaaaaggGTAACAAAAATGACTCATTATGTGAATATCAAACCGAAAAGGATAACCAA ATTGTCACTTATACGGCGGAGAAAACGACGACCTTCGAAGAAATCGTCAAGGAG aCCACTGCCAAACTGAATGAATCGGAGGCTAGTAGCACTTCAATCCACATGCTATTCGTATGTCTTTTATATACTTGTAATGACCAAG AACtattattagaaaaaatacCGAACCAAAACAATTTCTACGTTCGATATGGTTTACCTGTGGAATGTCATGTAAATCATGATGACGTACCAATGTTAAAAAATTga
- a CDS encoding DNA ligase I produces the protein MNLLILVVLIKMVVCKIINYVRRDYNFMLSFLRTRKIFSHKKIYFNFKVSKNFTKNSSFNSYSDILKCFSFPRKGSKDKTKENETFEKGEVKEEEEKDTNVKRKIISESSKNKRAKVKNENDVIKKGSLFNCVVREDEKVNDLSSPKFNPVHFNINDLYLSDKDKEKHKFKDSLLFTFLTNAFNQIEELKGSGTGSKKNVSIILSNIFRVLIYYSPNDLIPAVYITLNKVAPDYLNVEAGVGEALILKTMSEAYSRTESSIKKDLQQIEDLGIIAENCSCKMRTIFPLPRLTIQSVFHELKSIPNLIGSNSQQKKREVIKKLLVSAKTSEAKYIVRFLQQRLRIGVNSATVVQALSYAFILTRPSIPDDIIKRGKEINESLINGKLDGTNNLINKSNNKTEESLTQSGDRNCIKEENLKDELLSKDDINKCENMDSLINEIRIRNEKINKPNIFYNLTEKVGDTRLLPLFFKELKNIYCEENNDVDIFECMEKSVKSALCELPNIEIIIQNLLNGDDMNTLSKKCIVKTGIPVQPMLAKPTKGVQEVLDRFNNVTFTCEYKYDGERAQIHYIDKDNIKIFSRNLETMTEKYPDVIQIIKEQIVENVKECIIDSEVVAYDIVNNKILPFQVLTTRKRKDVDIENIKVKVCLFPFDLICCNGIPVIKEPLAVRRKLLYSLLKSKEGVLSYATHSEMNNIEDIDMFLQDAIENNCEGLMVKTLVENASYEPSRRSLNWLKVKKDYVEGLSDSVDLVPIAGYYGKGKRSGVYGAFVLAAYNSETENFQTVCKAGTGFSDEILGTLYESLSEKIIPNKKSYYEVSDKLNPDVWFDAHYVWEVKAADLSLSPVHTAAIGIYADDKGIGLRFPRFLRLREDKNAEQATTTQQIVDFYEAQFSNNKNKNIDYNDDTESE, from the exons atgAATTTGCTAATATTAGTTGTATTAATTAAGATGGTTGTatgtaaaattattaattatgtTAGAAGAgattataattttatgcTGTCATTTTTAAGGAcgagaaaaatatttagtcataaaaagatatatttcAATTTTAAAGTTTCTAAGAATTTTACAAAGAATTCATCATTTAATAGTTATAGTGATATATT aAAATGTTTCTCTTTTCCAAGAAAAGGATCTAAGGATAAGACGAAGGAAAATGAAACATTTGAAAAAGGAGAAgtaaaagaagaagaagaaaaagatacaaacgttaaaaggaaaattaTTAGCGAAAgtagtaaaaataaaagagCTAAAGTTAAGAATGAAAATgatgttataaaaaaagggTCGTTATTTAATTGTGTTGTAAGAGAAGATGAAAAAGTGAATGATTTAAGCTCACCTAAATTTAATCCTgtacattttaatataaatgatttatatttatctgacaaagataaagaaaaacataaaTTTAAAGACTCCTTATTATTTACCTTTTTAACAAATGCATTTAATCAAATAGAAGAATTAAAAGGTAGTGGTACAGgaagtaaaaaaaatgtatctattatattatccaatatatttagggttttaatatattatagcCCTAATGACTTAATACCAGCtgtttatataacattaaATAAAGTAGCTCCAGATTATTTAAATGTCGAAGCTGGTGTAGGTGAAGCCTTGATATTAAAAACGATGTCTGAAGCATATAGTAGAACGGAAAGTAGTATAAAGAAGGATTTACAACAAATTGAAGATTTAGGAATTATAGCCGAGAATTGTTCTTGTAAAATGAGAACAATATTTCCGTTACCTCGCTTAACTATACAATCTGTTTTTCATGAGCTAAAAAGTATACCTAACCTTATAGGATCAAACTCACAACAAAAGAAAAGGGAAGTCATAAAGAAATTGTTAGTAAGTGCTAAAACATCTGAAGCTAAATATATCGTGAGATTTTTACAACAGCGTTTAAGGATAGGTGTAAATTCTGCAACGGTCGTACAAGCTTTGTCATATGCGTTTATATTAACAAGACCTAGTATACCTgatgatattattaaaagagGGAAAGAAATTAATGAGAGTTTGATTAATGGTAAATTGGATGGTActaataatttaattaataaatctAATAACAAGACGGAAGAGAGTCTAACCCAATCCGGTGATAGGAATTGTATAAAGgaagaaaatttaaaagatgaattattatcaaaggatgatataaataaatgtgAAAACATGGATTCATTAATTAATGAGATACGTATTcgaaatgaaaaaataaacaaaccgaatattttttataaccTGACTGAAAAGGTGGGTGACACACGATTATTAccattattttttaaagaattaaaaaatatatattgtgaagaaaataatgatgttGATATATTTGAATGTATGGAAAAATCAGTTAAGAGTGCTTTATGTGAATTACCAAATATcgaaataataatacaaaatttattaaatggTGATGATATGAATACCTTAAGTAAAAAATGTATTGTTAAAACAGGTATTCCCGTTCAACCTATGTTAGCAAAACCAACTAAGGGTGTTCAAGAGGTGTTGGATAGATTTAATAATGTTACATTTACTtgtgaatataaatatgatggTGAACGAGCACAAATACATTATATAGATaaggataatataaaaatattcagTCGAAATTTGGAAACGATGACTGAAAAATATCCAGATgttatacaaataataaaggaACAAATTGTAGAGAATGTAAAGGAATGTATTATAGATAGTGAAGTTGTTGCTTATGATATagttaataataaaatattaccATTCCAAGTATTAACTActagaaaaagaaaagatgtagatatagaaaatattaaagtCAAAGTATGTCTTTTTCCTTTTGATTTAATATGTTGTAATGGTATACCAGTAATTAAAGAACCTTTAGCTGTTAGAAggaaattattatattctttattaaaGTCTAAAGAGGGGGTGTTATCATATGCTACCCATTCCgaaatgaataatattgaaGATATTGATATGTTTTTACAAGATGCTATCGAAAATAATTGTGAAGGTTTAATGGTTAAAACTTTAGTAGAAAATGCATCCTATGAACCATCTAGGAGATCATTAAATTGGTTAAAGGTAAAGAAAGATTATGTTGAAGGTCTTTCTGATTCGGTTGATTTAGTTCCGATAGCTGGTTATTATGGGAAAGGAAAAAGAAGTGGAGTATATGGAGCTTTTGTTTTAGCAGCTTATAATTCTGAAACTGAAAATTTTCAAACCGTTTGTAAGGCAGGTACAGGTTTTAGTGATGAGATATTAGGTACGTTATATGAATCATTAAgtgaaaaaattattccAAATAAAAAATCGTATTACGAAGTATCGGATAAATTAAATCCTGATGTATGGTTTGATGCTCACTATGTATGGGAGGTTAAGGCAGCAGATTTATCTTTATCACCTGTACATACAGCAGCTATTGGTATATATGCAGATGATAAGGGTATTGGTTTAAGGTTTCCTCGATTTTTACGTTTAAGAGAAGATAAAAATGCAGAACAAGCAACAACTACACAACAAATTGTAGATTTTTATGAGGCACAAtttagtaataataaaaataagaatattgattataatgatgatacTGAAAgtgaataa
- a CDS encoding CorA-like Mg2+ transporter protein, putative, whose translation MSFESFVLKDEKKASNKKYDYDEIDLNDDDDDIIDNKSFDKNNYSYNIKNRLFKHYKKVHDNGDCLSRKENSINSSTLMNRDKSSINDENDTKSKLRCSLCHKNESKIKLEGIMNENDYLIQINKLRRHVIIEIFGGKCFIREYLCTEFLRRIKHCCHINYVKYNVGLINYRDCKQLLADNNNIASIEARLNSILVSLPPLTCVILHSSVFLVVKEDLIRDDLIKKLCSVSKKFINSYKPDMKKSEQRPFEFCALECIFSSALEHLNAEMKLLNKDFADIKFSLKVTKYQDILSNLHNLKEPTNILINKINSFIKAFHDVSENHMDLKKMELTRCYFNPNINEEDNNNNNNKEHPNQDLEMLFEYFDQELNQLHDQVKHLYDLMLNLENKIISDLSLSRNNLIRMDIVISLINSGFGIGTLITGVFGMNLKIRLEDHDYAFLYVTSLVIVLCLMTVVMSVYFFKCIRL comes from the exons atgTCTTTTGAATCGTTTGTGTTAAAAGATGAGAAGAAGGCATCAAACAAGAAATATGACTACGACGAGATAGATTTgaatgatgatgatgatgatattaTAGATAACAAAAGTTTTGataagaataattattcttataatataaagaatcGTTTATTTAAACATTATAAGAAGGTACATGACAATGGGGATTGTTTATCTAGAAAGGAGAATTCTATAAACAGCTCTACTTTAATGAATAGAGACAAGAGTTCTATTAATGATGAGAATGATACGAAGAGTAAATTAAGATGTTCTTTATGTCATAAGAACGAGTccaaaataaaattagaAGGTATAATGAATGAGAATGATTAtttaatacaaataaataaattaagaAGACATGTAATAATTGAGATATTTGGTGGGAAATGTTTCATTAGAGAATATTTATGTACTGAATTTTTAAGAAGAATAAAACATTGTTgtcatataaattatgtaaaatataatgtaggtttaataaattatcgTGATTGTAAACAATTATTGGctgataataataatatagcTAGTATAGAAGCTCGTTTAAATTCTATATTAGTTTCTTTACCACCTTTAACTTGTGTTATATTACATTCAAGTGTTTTTTTAGTTGTAAAAGAAGATTTAATAAGAGatgatttaataaaaaaattatgttcagtatctaaaaaatttataaattcgTATAAACCTGATATGAAAAAATCAGAACAAAGACCATTTGAGTTTTGTGCACTTGAATGTATTTTTTCGAGTGCCTTAGAGCATTTAAACGCAGaaatgaaattattaaataaagattttgctgatattaaattttctttaaagGTAACAAAATATCAAGATATCTTAAGTAATTTAcataatttaaaagaacCTACAAATATACTTAtcaataaaattaattcttttattaaagCTTTTCATGATGTATCAGAAAATCATATggatttaaaaaaaatggaattAACAAGATGTTATTTTAATCCTAATATTAATGAggaagataataataataataacaataaagAGCACCCTAATCAAGATTTAGAAATGTTGTTTGAATATTTTGATCAAGAATTAAATCAGTTGCATGATCAAGTTAAGCACTTATATGATTTAATGTTAAATCTGGagaataaaattatatccGACTTGTCTTTATCAAGAAATAATTTGATAAGAATGGATATAGTCATAAGTTTGATCAATTCGGGTTTTGGTATAGGAACCCTAATAACAG GTGTTTTTGGTATGAACTTAAAAATACGTCTGGAGGATCACGACTATGCATTTCTTTACGTTACCAGCCTTGTGATTGTATTATGTTTGATGACTGTAGTTATGTCTGTTTACTTTTTTAAGTGTATACGTctttaa
- a CDS encoding hypothetical protein (conserved Plasmodium protein, unknown function) gives MRKYRNSIFTILLSTSLGWNINKLYRQNNLDMYGLKNDHDIIVVRHINIYDKKENENNKNNILNEKELLNFLDRFTTINKKYKGFCETSVFKNSSFSSNMKNEYSDGTFNTYLVIDKWKNHNDFEKSKKEFQNIFLYNNDIYNKKMQDFYYNFQLYRNNYETTSATNIFTKLFSMLF, from the coding sequence ATGAGGAAATATCGCAACTCCATTTTTACTATATTACTAAGCACATCCCTTGGATggaatataaataaactTTATCGCCAAAATAATTTAGATATGTACGgattaaaaaatgatcaTGATATTATTGTAGTTAGACATATTAACatttatgataaaaaagaaaatgaaaataataaaaataatattttaaatgaaaaagagTTACTTAATTTTTTAGATCGGTTTACTactattaataaaaaatataaaggCTTCTGTGAAACTAGcgtttttaaaaattcctctttttcatcaaatatgaaaaatgaatattcTGATGGGACTTTTAATACTTATCTTGTTATAGATAAATGGAAAAATCATAATGATTTtgaaaaatcaaaaaaagaatttcaaaatatatttttatataataatgatatctataataaaaaaatgcaagacttttattataattttcaaCTGTACcgaaataattatgaaacCACCTCGGcaacaaatatattcaCCAAATTGTTTTCCATGCTATTTTAG